In one Natronosalvus amylolyticus genomic region, the following are encoded:
- a CDS encoding MBL fold metallo-hydrolase, which translates to MIVNLTDGIQAFTSNVFLVTGEQTVLVDTGANFDVIERIYEHTDTLDTVVLTHTHLDHVDNLEAVLTAFDVDVWGYNESFDGVDHGLEDEGAITMGDHEYVAYHTPGHKDDHLCLYAEEPQVLFAGDLVFQNGSFGRTDLPEGDRATLIESIDRMLEVLDPSLRELHTGHGPSVTTDPYRHVELASQMARQH; encoded by the coding sequence ATGATCGTTAATCTCACCGATGGTATCCAGGCGTTCACGAGCAACGTGTTTCTGGTCACTGGAGAACAGACGGTGCTCGTCGATACCGGTGCCAACTTCGACGTCATCGAACGAATCTACGAACACACGGACACCCTCGACACGGTCGTCTTGACACACACGCATCTTGATCACGTCGACAATCTCGAGGCGGTCCTCACGGCGTTCGACGTCGATGTCTGGGGGTACAACGAGTCGTTCGATGGTGTCGATCACGGACTCGAGGATGAGGGAGCGATTACGATGGGGGATCACGAGTACGTTGCCTACCACACGCCAGGACACAAAGACGACCATCTCTGCCTGTACGCCGAAGAACCGCAGGTGCTGTTTGCGGGCGACCTCGTGTTCCAGAACGGTAGTTTCGGTCGGACCGACTTGCCAGAAGGGGACCGAGCAACGTTGATCGAGAGCATCGACCGCATGCTCGAGGTGCTCGACCCGTCGCTTCGTGAATTGCACACTGGTCACGGCCCGAGCGTCACCACAGACCCCTACCGACACGTCGAACTGGCGAGTCAGATGGCCAGACAGCACTGA
- a CDS encoding helix-turn-helix transcriptional regulator produces MHRPALTISALVIFLTFGLLVASGPMLAADESGAGIDVSLGESGVDESNDELEVTGMLESSTERHHLESRTYLNTREFDTTTYTITVHSNGDATWTFRHERILSSSDEESQFEAFAEEFEDEETELYTDFVNQAEALTELGSDVTDREMAATDFNRSATIEQRFNTRGVVEMSFTWEGFAVVSDDEIIVGDVFDGGYYITSEQTLVIEADDGLTFTSAQPDGQVTGASLEDSNSITWSGSKQFLDGQPRVVLERSGSSESSGTSSSLSENLGNSPSSWLLGAILVVFIAAVSVGVYRYRQDSSSAPATETESENKAVAASPDGPQTAAADPITDAELLSDEDRVVSLIRENGGRMKQVNIVDETGWSKSKVSMLLSEMESEGTISKLRVGRENIISLDGFEPEAARSPFEE; encoded by the coding sequence ATGCACAGGCCGGCACTCACAATAAGCGCTCTCGTGATTTTCCTCACGTTCGGACTCCTCGTGGCGAGCGGACCCATGCTCGCAGCCGACGAGAGTGGTGCCGGCATTGATGTCTCACTCGGCGAGAGTGGGGTTGACGAGTCAAACGACGAACTCGAGGTGACTGGCATGCTCGAGTCATCGACTGAGCGTCACCACCTCGAATCACGGACGTATCTCAATACACGAGAATTTGACACGACGACGTATACGATAACTGTCCACAGTAACGGCGATGCGACCTGGACGTTCCGGCACGAACGGATCCTTTCATCGAGCGACGAAGAATCGCAGTTCGAAGCCTTCGCCGAGGAGTTCGAAGACGAAGAGACCGAACTGTACACCGACTTCGTCAACCAGGCTGAAGCACTCACCGAACTCGGCAGCGACGTCACCGACAGGGAGATGGCCGCCACTGATTTTAATCGGTCGGCCACTATCGAGCAGCGATTTAACACCAGGGGCGTCGTCGAGATGTCCTTTACCTGGGAAGGCTTTGCGGTCGTTTCAGACGACGAAATTATCGTCGGCGACGTTTTCGACGGCGGGTATTACATCACCTCCGAACAGACCCTGGTAATCGAAGCCGACGACGGCCTCACGTTCACCAGTGCCCAACCGGACGGACAGGTAACCGGCGCCTCGCTCGAAGACAGCAACTCGATTACCTGGTCCGGTAGCAAGCAGTTCCTCGATGGACAACCGCGAGTGGTCCTCGAACGATCGGGGTCGTCAGAATCGAGTGGCACATCCAGTTCGCTCAGTGAGAACCTCGGTAACAGCCCCTCGAGCTGGCTCCTTGGGGCTATTCTGGTCGTTTTCATAGCAGCTGTGAGCGTTGGCGTCTATCGATATCGACAGGATTCCTCGAGCGCCCCGGCAACCGAGACCGAATCGGAGAATAAAGCAGTTGCAGCGTCTCCCGATGGACCACAGACAGCTGCCGCCGATCCGATCACCGATGCTGAATTGCTGAGTGACGAAGACCGCGTCGTCTCCCTGATCCGTGAAAACGGTGGCCGAATGAAACAGGTCAACATCGTCGACGAAACCGGCTGGTCGAAATCCAAGGTCAGTATGTTGCTCTCGGAGATGGAATCCGAAGGCACCATCAGCAAGCTTCGGGTTGGCCGGGAGAACATTATCAGTCTTGATGGGTTCGAACCGGAAGCCGCTCGGTCTCCGTTCGAGGAGTGA
- a CDS encoding DUF5827 family protein: MPVPKDEFNRLPPCDFYTPEELLEPDQMYTVYEIARLLQGLEPEADIDRETEDILLDWAIPWVMTNASNLVVGEPRTDDEPGYYGLKTGDE, translated from the coding sequence ATGCCCGTTCCAAAAGACGAGTTCAACCGACTCCCACCGTGTGACTTTTACACGCCAGAGGAGCTCCTCGAACCGGACCAGATGTACACCGTCTACGAAATTGCCCGACTCTTACAGGGTCTGGAGCCTGAGGCAGACATCGACAGAGAGACTGAGGATATCTTGCTCGACTGGGCTATTCCGTGGGTGATGACCAACGCCTCGAACCTGGTCGTTGGCGAGCCACGGACGGACGACGAACCGGGCTATTACGGGCTGAAAACAGGCGACGAGTAA